Genomic window (Daucus carota subsp. sativus chromosome 5, DH1 v3.0, whole genome shotgun sequence):
CGAATTTAATAgatgaaaatatgaaataaagatTAATCaatgaataattatttaatggCATTGATcgaacaaatattaatttaaaattaatcagataattaattaaataattaaaagtttAATCAGTTCGACAAGATACAAACATTAATTAATCGATAACTAATTACGATTATCGACTTttagaaaaacactaaaaaccaTGGTCACAACGGGAAACTAATTAAACGGCGCAGTTTATTTCCTCCGCGTCAAGCGTGTCTCCCACCCACCGCTCCTTCTGCATACACAACCTGCACCTTCCTTTTtcttgaaatataatttaaaaacaatattttcataaaataaccTCATTTCACTTATAAAGAGTTGTGCATGTATATATAAACCCTCACTCATCTCTTCCTTCTTCATCTACTTCTTACATAACTAaaccaaaatatatattcttctcaAAGCTGGGGAGGAAAAAAGTTCACAACTATCCATTATTCACTCTCTTCTCTAGAAAATGAAAATGCAGATAAATAAATCGAATACAGCTCGTAGAGCTTGGAACGTCTTAAGAATAGCCCTTCTGTGGGCAAGAAAAGGAGGAGTTCTCAGAAGGAGACTCATGCTCAACTTTCCCAAGTACATTAAAACCGTCCGCCATAATCCCGGCGCTGACACGTTCCGATACGGAGAGCGTCAGCTGTCGTTCGACGACACTCCGGTTATTCACGTCCGGATGCATCGCCCTTCTTCCTTGCGCTTCAAGTTACCTCACATTCCATGCATTAATCCGGCACaagttgattttgattttgagttcAACGACGGGAATGATGAAGGATTCTGCTACGACGATATCGCGAGAAAGAGTTTTCTGAAGAGTGCAAGAGATGAGGATGAAGAAGAGGAGTGGTTGGGTGATGGTGATGAGAGTGAGGAAGTTGAGGGTGGAAATGATAT
Coding sequences:
- the LOC108222439 gene encoding uncharacterized protein LOC108222439, with the translated sequence MKMQINKSNTARRAWNVLRIALLWARKGGVLRRRLMLNFPKYIKTVRHNPGADTFRYGERQLSFDDTPVIHVRMHRPSSLRFKLPHIPCINPAQVDFDFEFNDGNDEGFCYDDIARKSFLKSARDEDEEEEWLGDGDESEEVEGGNDIDMKADEFIAKFYEQMKLQRQISYLEYHETSISAE